The following are encoded in a window of Congzhengia minquanensis genomic DNA:
- a CDS encoding M15 family metallopeptidase: protein MTNTKETQQKHNTGQAGGHPFRALLAVLVLLALFFGAASHFWGEKMGSIGATVNTFLNTNTTTVSAEDDWNLILVNPWNKVPNGYDVTLKQLPNGLSIDERCYSDLLKMMQDCEKAGLSPKICSAYRTQEKQTQLFEDKVRRLKKQGYAEDAARKEAAKSVAVPGTSEHQLGLAVDVTDAHNQNLDSSQEKTKVQKWLMKNSWKYGFILRYPNGKSDITGIIYEPWHYRYVGKKAAKEITNQGITLEEYLNKTR from the coding sequence ATGACAAATACGAAAGAAACACAGCAAAAACATAATACAGGACAAGCAGGCGGACATCCGTTTCGTGCACTTTTGGCCGTTTTGGTGCTGCTGGCGCTGTTTTTTGGCGCAGCATCCCATTTCTGGGGCGAGAAAATGGGCTCTATCGGTGCCACGGTGAACACCTTTTTAAACACCAACACCACCACTGTGTCTGCAGAAGACGACTGGAATTTAATTTTGGTAAATCCCTGGAACAAGGTGCCGAACGGCTATGATGTGACGTTGAAACAGCTTCCCAACGGACTTTCCATTGACGAGCGCTGCTATTCCGATTTGCTTAAAATGATGCAGGACTGCGAAAAGGCAGGCCTGTCCCCTAAAATTTGTTCTGCATACCGCACCCAGGAAAAACAGACACAGCTTTTTGAGGACAAGGTAAGACGGCTGAAAAAACAGGGCTATGCCGAAGATGCGGCAAGAAAAGAAGCAGCAAAATCGGTTGCCGTTCCCGGCACCAGCGAGCACCAGTTAGGCCTTGCGGTGGACGTTACCGACGCTCACAACCAAAATTTAGACAGTTCCCAGGAAAAAACAAAGGTGCAAAAGTGGCTGATGAAAAATTCCTGGAAATATGGGTTTATCCTACGCTATCCCAACGGGAAAAGCGACATCACCGGCATTATATACGAGCCCTGGCATTACCGTTATGTGGGAAAAAAAGCGGCCAAGGAGATTACCAATCAGGGCATAACGCTGGAAGAATATTTAAACAAAACGAGATGA
- a CDS encoding TVP38/TMEM64 family protein, giving the protein MNKNRGKNRIWLTAAVFVIAAVITAVTIFIFPYMQKLCDPASRRDFQNWASAFGPAAFFAVLGLQILQIVIAFLPGEPIEILCGALFGTWGGLFVCLLGSVIASAFVFCISRKLGMPLFNKLFGEKMKRFRFLNDSNQIESVTFFLFFIPGTPKDPLTYLAGVSPIKLSRFLLISTIARIPSIVTSTFVGANVQNGNFAQSAVMFLVTAAVGIICIRFKENLLQFCKALGKKKAQ; this is encoded by the coding sequence ATGAACAAGAACAGAGGCAAAAACAGGATATGGCTTACAGCTGCAGTTTTTGTCATTGCAGCCGTTATAACTGCAGTTACGATATTTATTTTTCCATATATGCAAAAATTATGTGACCCCGCGTCACGAAGGGATTTTCAAAACTGGGCAAGCGCTTTTGGCCCGGCGGCTTTTTTTGCGGTGCTGGGGCTTCAGATTCTTCAAATTGTCATTGCGTTTCTCCCGGGAGAGCCCATTGAAATTTTGTGCGGCGCCCTGTTTGGCACGTGGGGCGGGCTGTTTGTGTGCTTGCTGGGGAGTGTAATTGCCTCCGCATTTGTGTTTTGCATTTCCAGAAAGCTGGGAATGCCTCTTTTCAATAAGCTGTTTGGCGAAAAGATGAAACGGTTCCGTTTTTTAAACGACAGCAATCAGATTGAAAGCGTAACGTTCTTTTTATTTTTCATTCCCGGAACACCAAAAGACCCGCTGACATACCTTGCCGGCGTCAGTCCTATAAAGCTTTCGCGATTTTTGCTCATTTCCACCATTGCGCGGATTCCTTCCATTGTTACGTCCACCTTTGTTGGAGCGAATGTGCAGAATGGAAATTTTGCCCAGTCTGCCGTTATGTTTCTCGTAACCGCTGCTGTTGGAATTATCTGTATTCGGTTTAAAGAAAATTTGCTTCAGTTTTGTAAAGCGCTGGGCAAAAAGAAAGCACAATAA
- a CDS encoding DUF4368 domain-containing protein, giving the protein MKRLFIQIYEDNAKGNLRDERYEMMSQNYEAEQKQLEAEVIALRQEIEVQERQNENIERFIRTADKYVDIEEIDPCMLRELIKAIYVEAPDKSSGKRRQNIHIEYDGIGLIPLEELAKKETA; this is encoded by the coding sequence TTGAAAAGGCTATTTATTCAGATTTACGAGGACAATGCCAAAGGCAATCTGCGTGATGAACGCTACGAGATGATGAGTCAGAACTACGAAGCGGAACAGAAACAGCTTGAAGCAGAGGTTATCGCTCTGCGACAGGAAATTGAAGTACAGGAAAGACAGAACGAAAATATTGAAAGGTTCATCCGAACGGCAGATAAATATGTGGACATCGAGGAAATCGACCCATGTATGCTGCGAGAGCTGATAAAGGCAATCTATGTGGAAGCACCCGACAAGTCCAGCGGCAAACGCAGACAGAACATCCACATCGAATATGACGGCATCGGCTTGATCCCTTTGGAAGAACTTGCGAAAAAGGAAACGGCGTGA
- a CDS encoding helix-turn-helix domain-containing protein, translated as MNIQKEFGLRIQQLRKATGKSQEKFALSIDMDRTYLASIEAGKRNPALQNIKKIADGLEISLSDLFRDL; from the coding sequence TTGAATATTCAAAAAGAGTTTGGTCTGAGGATACAACAATTACGAAAAGCAACCGGAAAGAGTCAAGAAAAATTTGCTCTGTCTATTGATATGGACAGAACCTATCTTGCTTCGATTGAGGCAGGTAAAAGAAATCCTGCACTCCAGAACATCAAGAAGATTGCTGATGGATTGGAAATATCTTTGAGTGACTTGTTTCGAGATTTATAA
- a CDS encoding HsdM family class I SAM-dependent methyltransferase: MNKTVMRKEVDYTKSVTQQHIKSLGQYFTNPAIAHFMCDWACRNAKTVLDPAVGNSIFLQYAADISPNCELTGYEIDKKILDFFGNPTSANIYNSDYLLNGWDLQFDAIVCNPPYNRFQAVSNRTEILENICSHTGIEYSSYTNLYVLFLIKSIFQMSNNGRLAYIIPSEFLNSKYGVAIKKLMIEKRLLKAIINFSNDKDLFFNATTTCCILLLDKEEKDEVLFYNLDSVSQLEKSTAILLENQEHLSVKYGEINPNEKWRSYLYREETVSYSNLLNLSNFCGVSRGIATGANDFYCFNKSKMRENDIEDSYFSKCICRSADVKSIIFTEKDFSSLAEQDKTVYLLDVQGELTESIKKYIKHGEEEGVNKKYLPAGRTPWYSMEQKKPAPIWVSSACRDKIKFVRNIMGIKALTTFHSIYVREEYEKYTDLIFCYFLTPIAQTILRENRKKLGNGLEKFQPNDLNSALMLDVTLITPEDCERIMDIYHSLTTTITDAELDMLNGIFLKYLSDC, from the coding sequence ATGAATAAAACCGTAATGCGTAAAGAAGTTGATTATACAAAATCAGTAACACAACAACACATTAAGTCATTAGGACAGTACTTCACTAACCCTGCAATTGCTCATTTTATGTGCGATTGGGCATGCAGAAATGCTAAGACTGTTCTTGACCCTGCGGTGGGCAATAGTATTTTTTTGCAATATGCAGCTGATATTAGCCCTAATTGTGAATTAACTGGTTATGAAATCGACAAGAAAATCTTGGACTTCTTTGGAAATCCAACATCTGCCAACATATATAACTCTGATTATTTATTAAATGGCTGGGATTTACAATTTGATGCTATTGTATGCAATCCTCCATATAATAGATTTCAAGCCGTCTCAAACAGAACGGAAATACTCGAAAATATATGTTCCCATACTGGAATTGAATACAGTAGTTATACAAATTTATATGTATTATTTCTTATTAAGAGTATCTTTCAAATGTCTAACAATGGTCGCTTGGCATATATTATTCCGAGCGAATTCCTTAATTCTAAATATGGTGTTGCAATAAAGAAACTCATGATTGAAAAAAGATTGCTAAAAGCAATCATCAATTTTAGTAACGATAAAGACTTGTTCTTCAATGCAACCACCACTTGTTGTATTCTGCTACTTGACAAGGAAGAGAAAGATGAGGTTCTATTCTATAATCTTGACTCGGTTAGTCAACTGGAAAAATCAACAGCTATACTATTGGAAAACCAAGAGCATCTTAGCGTTAAGTATGGAGAGATTAACCCTAATGAAAAATGGAGAAGTTACCTTTATCGCGAAGAAACAGTATCCTATAGCAATCTTTTGAATCTATCTAACTTCTGTGGAGTTTCAAGAGGAATAGCGACAGGAGCAAATGATTTTTACTGTTTTAACAAAAGTAAGATGCGAGAAAATGATATTGAGGACAGTTATTTCTCAAAGTGTATTTGTAGATCAGCAGATGTCAAATCGATTATCTTCACGGAAAAAGATTTCAGCTCCTTGGCAGAACAAGACAAAACTGTCTACTTGTTGGATGTCCAAGGGGAATTGACGGAAAGCATAAAAAAATATATTAAACATGGCGAAGAGGAAGGCGTTAATAAAAAATATTTACCGGCTGGTCGAACTCCTTGGTATTCTATGGAGCAAAAAAAGCCAGCTCCTATATGGGTAAGTTCTGCATGTAGAGATAAAATTAAGTTTGTAAGGAATATTATGGGAATCAAGGCACTAACTACATTTCACTCTATTTATGTAAGAGAGGAATACGAAAAATATACAGATTTGATTTTTTGTTATTTTCTTACACCAATTGCCCAAACGATACTGAGGGAAAATAGAAAGAAATTGGGAAATGGATTGGAAAAGTTTCAGCCAAACGATTTGAATTCTGCGTTGATGCTGGATGTAACATTGATTACGCCTGAGGATTGTGAACGAATAATGGACATTTATCATTCGCTGACAACAACAATAACAGATGCGGAACTTGATATGTTAAACGGTATATTTCTAAAATATTTAAGTGATTGCTAA
- a CDS encoding TnpV protein codes for MQELNYLRCGDYYIPDIRLEKPNIRLGKWGRMRREYLRLAHPVLFSELVLSEKLYEHCAKIESTAESRMEIIVPQLMKHYGVVEKLKASNQLEWVRQMNSCVAQAEEAIRLYYHRILILDWFCAIIRLKLVWRDWNVERTYILRHLYFAKRYAN; via the coding sequence ATGCAAGAACTGAACTATCTTCGTTGTGGTGATTACTACATTCCGGACATCCGATTGGAAAAGCCGAATATCCGTCTCGGCAAGTGGGGACGGATGCGTAGAGAGTATCTGCGACTGGCACACCCTGTCCTATTCTCCGAACTGGTACTGTCCGAAAAGCTCTACGAGCATTGTGCCAAAATCGAATCAACAGCCGAGAGCCGTATGGAGATTATCGTGCCACAGCTCATGAAGCACTACGGCGTGGTGGAGAAACTGAAAGCGAGTAATCAGCTTGAATGGGTACGCCAGATGAATTCTTGTGTTGCACAGGCTGAGGAAGCTATAAGGCTATATTATCACAGGATATTGATTCTGGACTGGTTTTGTGCTATAATTAGACTAAAATTAGTCTGGAGGGATTGGAATGTCGAAAGAACTTATATACTTAGACACTTATATTTTGCAAAAAGATATGCGAATTAG
- a CDS encoding TetR/AcrR family transcriptional regulator produces the protein MASFTKKAIIASFLKFLNEKPLSKITVKDIVEDCGINRNSFYYHFEDLPSLAEAVLMEDAAKIVEQAKDLTSFEDCLTIALDMALKNKRAVMHLYQSQSRESFERYLNKIAEFTAKEYIHKIARGYDVSSADKEIIIHYYKCQLIGFVLDWLNSGMNYDIQQNIKRLCELFSGATQTAFLRSAENE, from the coding sequence ATGGCGTCGTTTACGAAAAAGGCAATTATCGCCTCGTTTTTAAAGTTTTTAAATGAAAAGCCCCTGTCTAAAATCACCGTGAAGGATATTGTGGAGGACTGCGGAATAAACCGCAATTCGTTTTACTACCATTTTGAAGACCTCCCCAGCCTGGCGGAGGCCGTTTTGATGGAAGACGCGGCAAAAATCGTTGAACAGGCCAAAGACCTGACCTCGTTTGAAGACTGCCTGACCATTGCCCTGGATATGGCGCTGAAAAACAAAAGGGCCGTAATGCACCTTTACCAGTCTCAAAGCCGGGAATCCTTTGAGCGGTATTTAAACAAAATTGCGGAATTTACAGCAAAAGAATATATTCACAAAATTGCCCGGGGATATGACGTTTCCTCCGCTGACAAAGAGATTATCATTCATTACTACAAGTGCCAGTTAATCGGCTTTGTGTTAGACTGGCTGAACTCCGGCATGAATTATGACATTCAGCAGAACATAAAGCGCCTTTGTGAGCTGTTTAGCGGCGCAACCCAAACCGCGTTTCTGCGCAGTGCGGAAAACGAATAA